The following coding sequences are from one uncultured Desulfobacter sp. window:
- a CDS encoding FCD domain-containing protein — protein sequence MEFSTIKKNTAVNMVVEQLLAQIQNQGLLPGSKLPAQRDLAVMFGVGRSSIREAINTLVARGYLEPIQGKGTFIKEIRQNSETQFEKLSTAAQKSSFLDLMEARTTLECKTAALAATRATPQSLNRLKDIMDLLSKDMENSSYDIFLREDKSFHYALAEATQNEVICEMTKLVLELLTEHHENLKSDHLSHAYRKKSVKTLGKVLGAIETRNPAAASQWMEKHLTAIIGELDDVL from the coding sequence ATGGAATTTTCAACCATAAAGAAAAATACGGCCGTGAATATGGTGGTGGAACAGCTATTGGCGCAGATCCAAAACCAGGGGCTTTTACCCGGCAGCAAACTGCCCGCCCAAAGGGACCTTGCCGTGATGTTCGGCGTGGGCCGATCTTCCATCAGAGAGGCCATCAACACCCTGGTGGCCAGGGGGTATCTTGAACCCATCCAGGGCAAAGGCACCTTTATCAAGGAGATCCGGCAGAACTCGGAAACCCAATTTGAAAAACTGTCGACGGCCGCCCAGAAGAGTTCGTTTTTGGATCTGATGGAGGCCAGAACCACCCTTGAATGCAAAACCGCAGCCCTGGCGGCGACCCGGGCCACACCACAGTCATTGAATCGGCTCAAGGATATTATGGACCTCTTGTCCAAGGATATGGAAAACAGCAGTTACGATATCTTTCTGCGGGAGGACAAATCCTTTCACTACGCCCTGGCCGAGGCGACCCAGAACGAGGTCATCTGCGAAATGACAAAACTGGTCCTTGAACTTCTCACCGAGCACCACGAAAATCTCAAGTCAGACCACCTGAGCCACGCATACAGAAAAAAATCAGTTAAAACCCTGGGCAAAGTGCTCGGGGCCATCGAAACCCGTAATCCCGCGGCCGCATCCCAGTGGATGGAAAAGCATCTGACCGCCATCATCGGCGAACTGGACGATGTCCTGTAG
- the dctP gene encoding TRAP transporter substrate-binding protein DctP: MKRLVCLFAVSCFLGLFSVMPASAKIKLNFAGHYPEEHPSTQLLRKAAQEVNEKTEGRVEIKIFPGDQLGDYTLLFQDIMMGSVDMGQVNLPSEYDVRLEAHSIPYIVNGYDDIPKIFSYDSNFSQTFKEILAQKDIEFFGFNVIGLIGVGSKVKPENPFDPKADKKILIRVPPMKVYQLSAKALNYRTTTINWADIYSAMQTSVCDGWIGGTPDVNYLTFKDVENYYVAYNNFVECNAFIMGKQAYKRLGKDAQIVKDIFKATAAASFDMAKVQDDLYLKKMEEAGLTVIYPTPEQAKTLSDYIHETVWPKLYDLYGKDIFDSIKKDLGEL; encoded by the coding sequence ATGAAACGTTTGGTATGTCTGTTTGCGGTCAGTTGTTTTTTAGGATTGTTTTCGGTGATGCCGGCATCGGCAAAAATTAAGCTCAATTTTGCAGGCCATTACCCCGAAGAGCACCCGTCAACCCAATTGCTGCGCAAAGCTGCCCAGGAGGTCAATGAAAAGACCGAAGGACGGGTTGAGATTAAAATTTTCCCCGGAGACCAGCTCGGTGACTATACCCTGCTGTTCCAGGATATCATGATGGGCTCCGTGGATATGGGGCAGGTCAATCTGCCAAGCGAATATGACGTCCGTCTGGAAGCCCACAGCATCCCCTATATTGTTAACGGCTACGACGATATCCCCAAAATCTTCTCCTATGATTCCAATTTCAGCCAGACCTTCAAAGAGATCCTGGCCCAAAAGGATATCGAATTTTTCGGCTTTAATGTCATTGGGCTTATCGGCGTGGGCAGCAAGGTCAAGCCTGAAAACCCCTTTGATCCAAAAGCGGATAAAAAAATCCTGATCCGGGTTCCGCCCATGAAGGTCTACCAGCTCTCTGCCAAGGCCCTGAATTACCGGACCACCACCATCAACTGGGCCGATATCTATTCTGCCATGCAGACCAGTGTCTGCGACGGCTGGATCGGCGGTACCCCGGACGTCAACTACCTGACCTTCAAGGATGTTGAAAATTATTATGTTGCATATAACAATTTTGTGGAATGCAACGCCTTTATTATGGGCAAGCAGGCCTACAAGCGGCTTGGTAAGGATGCCCAAATTGTAAAGGATATTTTCAAGGCAACGGCCGCCGCCAGTTTTGATATGGCCAAGGTTCAGGATGACCTGTATCTGAAAAAGATGGAAGAAGCCGGGCTTACGGTGATCTATCCCACACCTGAACAGGCCAAAACCCTGTCGGACTATATCCATGAAACCGTATGGCCCAAACTTTACGATCTTTATGGAAAAGATATTTTTGACAGTATCAAAAAAGATTTAGGCGAACTTTAA
- a CDS encoding TRAP transporter small permease → MEAIKQAFVLLYEFLLKIERVMLVVTSLVVVGIICVAVFMRYVLHMDLFAYDELVMIAAFWLYFIGAAYGSYEDSHIKADIVQISLAPKHPKAAAIIGLIAKGLEVVFSLTIASWGWSLMAWQLKFMGRTMGWGIPIAVPQGAIVVGFSLMSFYAVVHFVKAFNALRAGDFQGGEV, encoded by the coding sequence ATGGAAGCGATAAAGCAAGCCTTTGTTTTATTGTATGAATTTTTATTGAAGATCGAGCGGGTTATGCTGGTGGTTACCAGCCTGGTCGTGGTGGGCATTATCTGTGTGGCGGTATTCATGCGCTATGTCCTGCACATGGACCTTTTTGCCTACGATGAATTGGTCATGATCGCTGCCTTCTGGCTTTACTTCATCGGAGCGGCTTACGGCAGCTATGAGGACAGCCATATCAAGGCCGATATCGTTCAGATTTCCCTTGCGCCCAAACACCCCAAAGCCGCCGCAATCATCGGACTGATTGCCAAAGGTCTGGAGGTGGTGTTTTCACTGACCATTGCAAGCTGGGGCTGGTCGCTTATGGCCTGGCAGCTCAAGTTCATGGGGCGGACCATGGGGTGGGGGATTCCCATCGCAGTGCCCCAGGGCGCCATTGTGGTCGGATTTTCGCTCATGAGTTTCTATGCCGTCGTACATTTTGTTAAGGCCTTCAATGCCCTTAGGGCAGGTGATTTTCAAGGGGGGGAAGTCTGA
- a CDS encoding TRAP transporter large permease has translation MDVLISIFILIGTLLIGIPVPFCFTATVMWMVGAGDYKITSLLPVGYSKMNTVALLAVPLFIMAGGLMERGKIAQPLVNLIRIFIGDRKSGIGTVAVVASAIFGSISGAAAATLSCIGSVLLPEMERSKYPLGLSAALLVNACPLGLLIPPSCIQIIYAWISYQSVLNCFLATIGPGIMLTILLCTVNAFLLRKHKDIVVAEPQPLSAKFAQAGSRLGGATPALLMPVIVLGGIYSGIMTPTEASGVAVLYAIPVGFWIYKGLNRENFIATLIKTSVTSGVVMCMLFVVMILSRIYVMEDLPATILAFLNSISDNKLVMLMMVNVFMVLIGMLMDDTSGTLLCTPVLLPVVTHLGIHPVQFAAILGVNLGMGLVTPPTAPMLYLGARVASCKVNRMLTPTFYMIIFAWIPTLILTTYWSPLSLFLPRFLLGADL, from the coding sequence ATGGACGTATTGATATCGATATTCATTCTCATCGGCACATTGCTCATCGGTATTCCCGTGCCGTTTTGTTTTACGGCGACGGTCATGTGGATGGTCGGCGCGGGCGATTACAAGATCACCTCTCTTTTACCTGTGGGCTACAGCAAGATGAACACCGTGGCCCTTCTGGCGGTACCCCTGTTCATCATGGCCGGCGGCCTCATGGAACGGGGTAAGATCGCCCAGCCCCTGGTCAATCTGATCCGGATCTTCATCGGCGACCGGAAAAGCGGCATCGGTACTGTGGCTGTGGTGGCCTCAGCCATTTTCGGCTCCATCTCCGGGGCGGCCGCCGCCACCCTTTCCTGCATCGGTTCCGTGCTTTTGCCTGAGATGGAACGATCCAAATATCCCCTGGGACTTTCCGCCGCCCTTTTGGTCAACGCCTGTCCCCTTGGCCTTTTAATCCCGCCAAGCTGTATCCAGATCATCTACGCCTGGATCTCCTATCAGTCGGTGCTGAATTGTTTTCTGGCGACCATCGGGCCCGGCATCATGCTGACCATTCTCCTGTGCACGGTCAATGCGTTCCTTTTGCGTAAACACAAGGATATCGTCGTGGCCGAGCCCCAGCCTTTGTCCGCCAAGTTTGCCCAGGCAGGCTCCCGCCTGGGCGGGGCAACGCCCGCGCTTCTCATGCCGGTGATCGTTCTGGGCGGCATCTATTCGGGCATCATGACACCCACCGAAGCCTCGGGAGTTGCCGTGCTTTATGCTATTCCCGTGGGGTTCTGGATTTACAAAGGACTGAACCGGGAAAATTTTATCGCCACATTGATCAAGACCTCGGTCACCTCCGGGGTGGTTATGTGCATGCTCTTTGTGGTGATGATCCTGAGCCGGATTTATGTTATGGAGGACTTGCCCGCCACCATCCTTGCTTTCCTTAATTCCATTTCGGACAACAAGCTGGTGATGCTTATGATGGTCAATGTTTTTATGGTTTTAATCGGCATGCTCATGGACGATACCTCGGGCACGCTGTTGTGTACGCCGGTGCTCTTACCTGTGGTCACACATCTGGGGATCCATCCGGTCCAGTTTGCTGCCATCCTGGGCGTGAACCTCGGGATGGGACTTGTGACTCCGCCCACCGCCCCGATGCTCTATCTGGGTGCCCGGGTGGCCTCTTGCAAGGTAAACCGGATGCTGACCCCAACCTTTTACATGATCATATTTGCCTGGATACCCACCCTGATCCTGACCACCTATTGGTCACCCCTGTCGCTGTTTTTGCCAAGATTCCTTTTGGGTGCAGATTTGTAA
- the hypD gene encoding trans-4-hydroxy-L-proline dehydratase translates to MVEDIKNASLVPERPANSERNFAMDGATGSEPGMNPRIQRLRKLSVETQPTISIERALHETRFYKENQGRYSVPVLRAMNFLDHCQKKSLYIGGDELIVGERGPYPKAVPTFPELTCHSAEDLEILNTREMQPYYTTAADIETYAREVIPYWQGKTQRERIFSHVPEAWKNAYEAGLFTEFMEQRAPGHTALDGKIYKVGMLDIKAQLQNLIDGADYLNDPGATDKVEQWKAMMISCDAVILFAERHADLAEEMMANTSDPKRIGELKKIAATCRRVPAHAPETFWEAIQMYWFVHLGTITELNGWDAMNPGHFDQHLAPFYEKEIQAGTLTRDQAKELISCFWIKVNNHPAPPKVGVTAKESGTYNDFTNINVGGIKNNGTNGVNEVSYIILEVLEELHILQPGVSAHVSAVTPDRFIKAAARVIRQGHGYPSLFNCDTYVMELVRQGKSVEDAREGGCSGCIEVGAFGKEAYLLTGYLNVPKLLEITLNNGKDPVSGKMVGLATGEPTEFKNFDDLYKAFLDQLNYAVDLKARVSNYIDRMFAKYAPAPFLSVVIDDCTEKGRDYYDGGPRYNTSYIQCCGLGTITDSLSAIKKHVFEDQTFTMDALVSALNKNFEGDEIMRQIIVNKTPFFGNDDDYADDIAVTVYNDLFSAIDGIPNIKEGGQYHMNMLSTTCHVYFGKIMGATPNGRLAGKAISDGTSPSHGADTKGPSAVVKSLGKLDQAKSGGTLLNQRFMPSLLRRESDIDKLGHLIRSYFAMGGHHIQFNIVDTATLLAAQQCPDDYRDLLVRVAGYSDYFNDLNADIQQEIIDRTENEVF, encoded by the coding sequence ATGGTTGAAGATATCAAAAACGCAAGTCTTGTTCCCGAACGTCCGGCCAACAGCGAAAGAAATTTTGCCATGGACGGGGCAACCGGTTCTGAGCCTGGCATGAATCCGCGCATCCAGCGCCTGCGCAAGCTCAGTGTGGAAACCCAGCCCACAATATCCATTGAGAGGGCCCTGCACGAGACCCGGTTTTACAAGGAAAACCAGGGCCGGTATTCGGTACCGGTGCTCCGGGCCATGAACTTTCTGGACCATTGCCAAAAAAAGAGCCTTTACATTGGCGGGGACGAACTGATCGTGGGCGAAAGGGGTCCATATCCCAAGGCCGTGCCCACCTTCCCCGAGCTGACCTGCCACAGTGCCGAGGACCTTGAGATTCTCAACACCCGGGAGATGCAGCCCTATTATACCACAGCGGCGGATATTGAAACCTATGCCCGGGAGGTCATTCCCTATTGGCAGGGTAAGACCCAGCGGGAACGGATTTTTAGCCATGTACCTGAGGCCTGGAAAAACGCTTACGAGGCTGGGCTTTTCACCGAGTTCATGGAGCAGCGTGCGCCGGGCCATACTGCCCTGGACGGCAAGATCTATAAGGTGGGTATGCTGGACATCAAAGCACAGCTCCAAAATCTTATAGACGGGGCAGACTACCTTAACGACCCCGGGGCCACGGACAAGGTCGAGCAGTGGAAGGCCATGATGATCTCCTGCGACGCCGTGATCCTTTTTGCCGAACGCCACGCAGACCTGGCCGAGGAGATGATGGCCAATACATCCGATCCCAAACGGATTGGGGAGCTTAAAAAGATTGCCGCAACCTGCCGCCGGGTTCCGGCCCACGCGCCTGAAACCTTTTGGGAAGCCATCCAGATGTACTGGTTTGTCCATCTGGGCACCATCACCGAGCTGAACGGCTGGGACGCCATGAACCCGGGCCATTTCGACCAGCACCTGGCGCCGTTTTATGAAAAGGAGATCCAGGCCGGCACCCTGACCCGGGACCAGGCCAAGGAGCTCATCTCCTGCTTCTGGATCAAGGTCAACAACCATCCGGCACCGCCCAAGGTCGGTGTGACCGCAAAAGAGAGCGGCACCTACAACGATTTTACCAATATCAACGTGGGTGGAATAAAGAACAACGGTACAAACGGGGTGAACGAAGTCTCCTATATCATCCTTGAGGTGTTGGAAGAGCTTCACATCCTCCAGCCGGGTGTCTCCGCCCATGTCAGTGCCGTCACGCCCGACCGCTTTATCAAGGCGGCGGCCCGGGTTATCCGCCAGGGGCACGGATATCCCTCCCTGTTTAACTGCGACACCTATGTTATGGAGCTGGTCCGCCAGGGCAAGTCTGTGGAGGATGCCCGGGAAGGCGGTTGCAGCGGCTGCATTGAGGTGGGGGCCTTTGGCAAGGAGGCGTATCTTCTGACTGGCTATCTCAACGTGCCCAAACTGCTTGAGATCACCCTCAACAACGGCAAAGACCCCGTCTCCGGTAAAATGGTCGGCCTTGCCACGGGGGAACCAACGGAGTTTAAAAATTTTGACGACCTTTACAAGGCCTTTTTGGACCAGCTCAATTACGCCGTGGACCTGAAAGCCCGGGTCTCCAACTACATAGACCGGATGTTTGCCAAGTACGCCCCGGCTCCCTTTCTCTCTGTGGTCATTGACGACTGCACCGAAAAGGGCAGGGATTATTACGACGGCGGTCCCCGGTACAATACGAGTTATATCCAGTGCTGCGGGCTCGGCACCATCACCGACAGCCTTTCGGCCATTAAAAAACATGTGTTTGAGGATCAGACTTTTACCATGGACGCCCTGGTTTCCGCCTTGAATAAAAATTTTGAGGGTGATGAGATCATGCGCCAGATTATCGTCAACAAGACCCCGTTTTTTGGAAATGACGACGACTATGCCGACGACATTGCCGTAACGGTTTACAACGACCTGTTTTCGGCCATTGATGGGATTCCCAATATCAAGGAAGGCGGGCAATATCACATGAACATGCTCTCCACCACCTGCCACGTCTATTTCGGCAAGATCATGGGGGCCACCCCCAACGGCCGGTTGGCCGGCAAAGCCATCTCCGACGGAACGTCACCCTCCCACGGGGCGGATACCAAAGGCCCTTCCGCTGTGGTGAAGTCCCTGGGCAAGCTTGACCAGGCCAAGTCCGGCGGCACCCTGCTCAACCAGCGCTTTATGCCGAGCCTGCTCCGCCGGGAGTCGGATATCGATAAGCTGGGTCACCTGATCCGAAGCTATTTTGCCATGGGCGGCCACCATATCCAGTTCAACATCGTGGATACGGCCACCCTGCTTGCGGCCCAGCAGTGCCCGGACGACTACCGGGATCTTTTGGTCCGGGTGGCAGGGTATTCCGACTATTTTAACGATCTCAACGCGGATATCCAGCAGGAGATCATTGATCGAACCGAAAACGAAGTGTTTTGA
- a CDS encoding glycyl-radical enzyme activating protein, producing MESGLIYDIKRYAINDGPGIRTTVFLKGCPLHCAWCHNPEGISPLPQRVYTRSKCIGCKMCINACPEDALTLKGTGIAADQDKCLNCGICTAACPSTAVEIFGRRVTVADIVKAVEKDSLFFDQSGGGVTFSGGEPLGQPEFLAAALDALGQVGVHRAVDTTGHAKTEILMRVAAHTDLFLYDLKHMDSQCHRQWTGVGNALILKNLRALAETGARIWIRIPLIQGVNADSGNMRQTAAFLSSLPETPLLVNLLPYHDIMAGKYEKLGQSFNETHAMSEPDVQTVDAARDQFARKGLEVLVGG from the coding sequence ATGGAATCAGGACTGATTTACGACATCAAGCGGTACGCCATCAACGACGGTCCGGGAATCCGGACCACCGTTTTTCTTAAGGGCTGCCCCCTGCACTGTGCCTGGTGCCACAACCCCGAAGGCATTTCTCCCTTACCCCAGCGGGTGTATACACGGTCAAAGTGCATTGGCTGCAAAATGTGTATTAACGCCTGTCCGGAAGATGCCCTGACCCTGAAAGGAACAGGCATTGCCGCGGATCAGGATAAATGCCTCAATTGCGGGATCTGCACTGCTGCCTGCCCGTCCACGGCCGTTGAGATTTTTGGCCGTAGGGTCACGGTGGCCGATATTGTCAAGGCGGTCGAAAAGGATTCTCTCTTTTTCGACCAGTCCGGCGGCGGGGTTACCTTTTCCGGCGGCGAACCCCTGGGGCAGCCCGAATTTCTGGCGGCAGCCTTGGACGCATTGGGCCAGGTGGGTGTCCACAGGGCCGTGGACACCACCGGCCACGCTAAAACCGAAATCCTGATGCGGGTGGCGGCCCATACGGACCTGTTCCTCTATGACCTTAAGCATATGGATTCCCAATGTCACAGGCAATGGACGGGCGTGGGCAACGCGTTGATCTTGAAAAACCTTCGGGCCCTGGCGGAAACCGGGGCCAGGATCTGGATCCGTATCCCCCTGATCCAGGGGGTGAACGCCGATTCCGGCAATATGAGGCAGACGGCAGCGTTTCTATCCTCCCTGCCCGAAACACCACTTCTGGTAAACCTTTTGCCCTACCACGACATCATGGCGGGCAAGTACGAGAAGTTAGGGCAAAGCTTTAACGAGACCCACGCCATGTCGGAACCGGACGTCCAGACTGTTGATGCCGCCCGGGACCAATTTGCCCGAAAGGGGCTGGAGGTCCTAGTGGGCGGCTGA
- a CDS encoding aldehyde ferredoxin oxidoreductase C-terminal domain-containing protein, with translation MSQILRINTREKTYSFETPTEELAGLGGRALTSKMILNEVPATSHPLGKYNKLVFAPGLLSGSPAANSGRLSLGSKSPLTGGIKESNSGGLVSQKLARLGIKALVLEDKPEDDAFSMIVIKKDSVEFLPADEYVGINNGEMITKLWERFGKRVGTASIGVAGEQRLTGASIHFADPKGHPGRAAGRGGLGAVLGSKKIKAIVVDDKGTERVEIKDPEAFKAANKKWVELLTSHPVSGQGLPAFGTAVLVNVINEAGAMPTKNFRTGRFEDAKEISGEVLAANIEKRGGVAAEGCHPGCVIKCSQIYNDKDNNYLTSGFEYETVWAFGSHCMIKDLDDIAMMDRLCDEYGLDTIDTGVAMGIAMEGGVIPWGDGKAAIELLKEVGKGGPMGKIIGNGAAFTGQALGVDRVPVVKRQALPAYDPRAVKAVGVTYATTPQGADHTAGYGVCQNILGVGGSIDPLKKDGNVDISKTLQIATAAIDAAGLCLFVAFPILDNAEGLQMVVDMINARYGLSLTTDDVVNLGISILKDELEFNRRAGFTSKDDQLPEMFKEKIAPHDVAWDFTTEELAEAIKF, from the coding sequence ATGTCACAAATTTTAAGAATTAACACCAGGGAAAAAACCTATTCATTTGAAACACCGACTGAAGAATTGGCAGGGCTTGGCGGACGGGCTCTGACTTCCAAAATGATCTTAAATGAAGTTCCTGCTACATCCCATCCTCTAGGTAAATATAATAAACTGGTCTTTGCACCGGGATTGTTGAGCGGTTCTCCTGCTGCCAACTCAGGGCGTCTCTCCCTAGGCTCAAAATCTCCGTTGACCGGTGGTATCAAAGAGAGCAACAGCGGTGGCCTGGTTTCCCAGAAACTGGCCCGTCTTGGGATTAAAGCCCTGGTTTTGGAGGATAAACCCGAGGACGACGCATTCTCCATGATTGTTATTAAAAAAGACAGTGTTGAGTTCCTTCCCGCAGATGAGTATGTGGGCATAAATAACGGTGAGATGATTACAAAGCTCTGGGAGCGTTTTGGAAAACGTGTGGGCACTGCAAGTATCGGTGTTGCCGGTGAACAGCGCCTGACAGGGGCCTCCATCCATTTTGCCGATCCCAAAGGACATCCCGGCCGTGCAGCCGGTCGCGGCGGTCTTGGGGCGGTCCTGGGATCAAAGAAAATCAAAGCCATTGTTGTTGATGATAAAGGCACAGAGCGTGTGGAAATAAAGGACCCCGAAGCCTTTAAAGCCGCCAATAAAAAATGGGTTGAACTGCTGACAAGCCATCCGGTTTCAGGCCAGGGGCTGCCTGCCTTTGGTACCGCTGTTCTGGTTAATGTGATCAACGAAGCCGGTGCCATGCCGACCAAGAACTTCAGAACCGGACGGTTTGAAGATGCCAAGGAGATCAGTGGCGAAGTTCTGGCGGCCAACATCGAAAAACGCGGTGGTGTTGCAGCCGAGGGCTGTCATCCGGGTTGTGTTATCAAATGTTCCCAGATTTACAATGACAAAGACAACAACTATCTTACTTCAGGCTTTGAATATGAGACTGTCTGGGCGTTTGGTTCCCACTGCATGATCAAAGATCTGGATGATATTGCCATGATGGACAGGCTGTGTGACGAGTATGGTCTTGATACCATTGATACCGGTGTGGCCATGGGTATTGCCATGGAAGGCGGCGTTATCCCCTGGGGAGACGGCAAGGCTGCCATTGAACTGCTTAAGGAAGTCGGCAAAGGCGGCCCCATGGGCAAAATCATTGGAAACGGTGCCGCATTCACAGGTCAGGCCCTGGGCGTAGACCGTGTGCCCGTTGTGAAACGTCAGGCTCTGCCTGCCTATGACCCAAGAGCAGTTAAAGCTGTTGGTGTCACCTATGCCACAACGCCCCAGGGTGCGGATCATACCGCAGGTTACGGTGTGTGCCAGAACATTCTGGGTGTGGGCGGTTCCATTGATCCGTTGAAAAAGGACGGCAACGTGGATATCTCCAAGACGTTGCAGATCGCCACCGCAGCCATTGACGCGGCCGGCCTCTGTCTGTTCGTGGCATTCCCGATCCTTGACAATGCCGAAGGCCTGCAGATGGTCGTGGATATGATCAATGCAAGATACGGCCTGAGTCTTACCACTGATGATGTGGTAAACCTGGGTATCTCCATTCTCAAAGACGAGTTGGAATTTAACCGCCGGGCCGGCTTTACCTCCAAGGATGATCAGCTGCCCGAAATGTTCAAAGAAAAGATTGCGCCTCACGACGTTGCTTGGGATTTCACAACCGAGGAACTGGCTGAAGCCATAAAATTCTAA
- a CDS encoding MoaD/ThiS family protein, which yields MGSVLFNAFSFLQTKLKAKNIPCVDAVLDFEDGQCVQDILDGLKIEPQDIEGVFVNGKISPLDTRLQDGDRIAALPPGTPGPYRLLLGLVATPDKKSDKKSDSIK from the coding sequence ATGGGTTCAGTGCTATTTAACGCGTTTTCATTTTTACAGACAAAACTTAAAGCAAAAAATATTCCTTGCGTAGATGCTGTTCTTGATTTTGAGGACGGTCAATGTGTACAGGATATTTTAGACGGTTTGAAAATAGAGCCCCAGGATATCGAAGGGGTTTTTGTTAACGGTAAAATTTCTCCCCTTGACACACGGCTTCAAGACGGAGACCGGATTGCGGCACTGCCGCCGGGTACCCCCGGGCCATACAGGCTTTTATTGGGGCTCGTGGCGACCCCCGACAAAAAATCAGACAAAAAATCGGACAGCATTAAATGA
- a CDS encoding MoaD/ThiS family protein: MKIEIRLFATLASYAGHEDIDSDGCLSFDGPATIRDVVQRIGVPEQDIKLVFLNGVAASLDSSLNDKDRVGIFPPIGGG; the protein is encoded by the coding sequence ATGAAAATAGAAATCAGACTTTTTGCTACGCTTGCCTCCTATGCCGGCCATGAAGATATAGATTCTGACGGTTGCCTCAGTTTTGATGGCCCTGCCACTATACGGGATGTAGTCCAGCGTATCGGGGTTCCTGAGCAGGATATCAAATTGGTGTTTCTCAATGGGGTCGCGGCGTCCCTGGATTCATCCCTGAACGACAAAGACCGTGTGGGAATTTTCCCGCCCATTGGCGGTGGATGA
- a CDS encoding ThiF family adenylyltransferase: protein MMPIEQLLESRARIKTDGRGKDRQVIGDKDLLDVAQILNIPLYQVYVKSMEKGIVPLRYLRNMPSITLKEQITLQSACVAVVGSGGLGGHIIEGLCRLGVGAMHIFDPDSFDETNLNRQAFSAQNTLGKPKVEVVKDCCRLINPALRISAHQIAVNNESQADLFADAQVIVDALDTPGDRLALAGIADKCGLPLVHGTVAGFGGRVMLIHPMDGRMEILYGGQKEAGSAEHLLGTPVLSPAVIASFQVMAVLNILLGKNQSRDSRMVYVDMQKPSLDLFEL, encoded by the coding sequence ATGATGCCAATCGAGCAATTGTTGGAATCCAGGGCAAGGATTAAAACCGACGGCCGGGGTAAAGACCGGCAGGTCATTGGTGACAAGGACCTGTTGGATGTGGCGCAGATATTGAATATCCCGTTGTACCAGGTCTATGTGAAAAGTATGGAAAAGGGCATTGTGCCCTTGCGGTATCTTCGTAACATGCCTTCCATCACTTTAAAAGAGCAAATCACCCTGCAAAGCGCCTGCGTTGCCGTGGTCGGGTCAGGCGGTCTTGGCGGCCATATCATAGAAGGCCTTTGCCGCCTCGGCGTCGGGGCGATGCACATCTTTGATCCGGATTCGTTTGATGAAACAAATCTTAATCGTCAGGCCTTTTCTGCCCAAAATACCCTGGGTAAACCCAAGGTTGAGGTCGTGAAAGATTGCTGCCGGCTCATCAATCCTGCCCTACGGATCTCAGCCCATCAGATTGCGGTGAACAACGAAAGTCAGGCAGATTTATTTGCCGATGCCCAGGTGATTGTTGATGCCCTTGATACGCCGGGTGACAGGCTGGCCCTGGCCGGCATTGCCGACAAATGCGGTTTACCCCTGGTGCATGGGACGGTTGCCGGATTCGGGGGGCGTGTGATGCTTATACACCCTATGGATGGGCGTATGGAAATACTTTATGGTGGTCAGAAAGAGGCCGGTTCAGCTGAACATCTTTTAGGTACCCCGGTATTATCTCCGGCAGTGATTGCATCATTTCAGGTGATGGCTGTTCTCAATATTCTTCTTGGAAAAAATCAGTCCAGGGACAGCCGAATGGTCTATGTGGATATGCAGAAACCATCCCTGGATCTTTTTGAATTATAA